The Solibacillus daqui genome has a segment encoding these proteins:
- a CDS encoding ABC transporter ATP-binding protein: MVNMTNIISVQSLKKQFQVAGGLFEKKEFVNAVLDVSFDIKEGETFSLVGESGCGKSTTGRLITRLIDPTEGKIFVNGNDIANAKYSELTQLRETVQMIFQDPYASLNPRMKVKDLIAEPLVIHTKLNKQEREKLVYEMLEIVGLNVEQANRYAHEFSGGQRQRIGIARALITKPKLIIADEPVSALDVSIQSQILNLLKRLQQEYNVSYLFISHDLSVVEHISHRVGVMYLGTIVEQGDKEAIFNNPLHPYTKALLSSVPIADPTLRREKIILTGDIPNPKNPPPGCTFHTRCPYAMDICKSKVPEIQQVNSQQAVACHLVNEQKAQITN, from the coding sequence ATGGTTAATATGACGAATATTATTTCAGTTCAAAGTTTGAAAAAGCAGTTTCAAGTGGCAGGGGGATTATTTGAAAAGAAGGAATTCGTCAATGCTGTATTAGATGTATCCTTTGATATTAAGGAAGGGGAAACGTTTAGTTTAGTAGGCGAGAGTGGGTGCGGTAAATCCACGACGGGTCGACTGATTACTAGATTGATTGACCCAACAGAAGGTAAAATTTTCGTAAACGGCAATGATATCGCCAATGCAAAATACAGTGAGCTAACACAACTACGTGAAACGGTGCAAATGATTTTCCAAGATCCGTATGCGTCATTAAATCCGCGAATGAAGGTAAAGGATTTAATTGCAGAGCCATTAGTAATTCATACGAAGCTGAATAAGCAAGAACGAGAAAAGCTGGTCTATGAAATGCTGGAAATCGTTGGGCTGAATGTAGAACAGGCAAATCGTTATGCCCATGAATTTAGTGGAGGTCAGCGTCAGCGTATCGGCATTGCACGGGCACTAATTACAAAGCCGAAATTAATTATTGCAGATGAACCTGTTTCAGCGCTTGATGTGTCGATTCAATCACAAATATTAAATTTATTAAAGCGCTTGCAGCAAGAATATAATGTTTCCTATTTATTTATCTCCCATGATTTAAGTGTTGTCGAACATATTAGCCATCGTGTAGGAGTAATGTATTTAGGAACAATTGTGGAACAAGGGGATAAGGAAGCGATATTTAATAATCCACTTCATCCCTACACAAAAGCATTATTATCATCTGTTCCAATCGCAGACCCAACATTGCGCCGAGAAAAAATCATTTTAACTGGGGATATCCCAAATCCAAAAAATCCACCACCGGGTTGTACATTCCACACGAGATGCCCATATGCGATGGATATTTGCAAAAGTAAAGTTCCGGAAATACAGCAAGTAAATTCACAGCAGGCGGTTGCTTGTCATCTAGTTAATGAACAGAAAGCACAAATTACAAACTGA
- a CDS encoding sugar phosphate isomerase/epimerase family protein has product MKIGLSTYSMVKKMRSGEMNVIDVLHWVKENGGEHVELVPYEFTVVDNYELAEQIKDTAAELGLELSGYSLPANFVHDTEEALLEEVERLKKHIDVINFMGIKVLRHDVTLFTIPKEDTSIHFYNKHFDKMVRGSQLLADYAKQFGITTTIENHGFNVQTSDRVQSLIHAVNRDNFKTTLDVGNFLCIDEEPLVGVQKNIPYAARVHFKDFYIRPYYENPGGGEWFHTVQDNYIRGAIIGHGDIKMREVIKIVKGSGYDGYLTVEFEGMEDCALGSKLGMENLKRLWNECVIAEEVKA; this is encoded by the coding sequence ATGAAAATTGGATTAAGTACTTACAGCATGGTAAAAAAAATGCGCTCAGGAGAAATGAACGTAATCGATGTTCTACATTGGGTGAAGGAAAATGGCGGAGAGCATGTTGAATTAGTGCCATATGAATTTACAGTAGTTGATAACTATGAATTAGCAGAGCAAATTAAAGATACAGCTGCAGAGCTAGGTTTAGAACTATCAGGCTATTCATTACCAGCTAACTTTGTACATGATACAGAGGAAGCGTTACTTGAAGAAGTAGAACGTTTAAAGAAACATATCGATGTTATTAATTTCATGGGCATTAAAGTACTGCGCCATGATGTGACGTTGTTTACAATTCCTAAAGAAGATACATCCATTCATTTTTACAATAAGCATTTTGATAAAATGGTACGCGGTAGCCAATTGCTGGCTGATTATGCGAAGCAATTTGGCATTACAACGACAATTGAAAACCATGGCTTCAATGTGCAAACAAGCGACCGTGTGCAATCATTGATCCACGCAGTCAATCGCGATAATTTCAAAACAACGCTTGATGTAGGAAATTTCCTATGCATTGATGAAGAACCGTTAGTAGGTGTACAGAAAAACATACCGTATGCAGCACGCGTGCATTTTAAAGATTTTTACATCCGCCCATATTATGAAAATCCAGGTGGTGGCGAATGGTTCCATACTGTACAAGATAACTATATTCGCGGCGCAATTATCGGTCATGGGGATATCAAAATGCGTGAAGTGATTAAAATTGTAAAAGGTTCAGGCTACGATGGGTATTTAACAGTTGAATTTGAAGGAATGGAAGATTGCGCGCTAGGTTCAAAACTTGGCATGGAAAACTTAAAGCGTTTATGGAATGAATGTGTAATTGCGGAGGAAGTGAAGGCATGA
- a CDS encoding Gfo/Idh/MocA family protein: MSKLKVAVIGTGSISDFHLGSYEKNEDAELFGVYDVSVERAKEKAQQFGATKVYESLDELFSDEALQAVSICTWNNTHANLAIRALESGLHVLVEKPLSMTYAESLEIQAAAQKAQKVFQVGYVRRFATNTKVLKQFVDAGRLGEIYYAKATCTRRLGNPGGWFADVEKSGGGPLIDLGVHIIDICWYLMGKPKVAKVSGNTYKNLGNRSNVKNLSFYKTADYDASKNSVEDLANAIITFENGASLMVDVSYTLHATQNELSVKLFGTKGGAELEPELKIVAEEFDTILNVHPQIDYLSFDFNAAFQSEIDSFVNAILENKPSEAPVEDGVEIMKILEGIYTSAQTGREVYYELETSK, from the coding sequence ATGAGTAAATTAAAAGTTGCAGTAATCGGTACGGGTTCGATTTCAGATTTTCATTTAGGGTCTTATGAAAAAAACGAAGACGCTGAACTATTCGGTGTTTACGATGTATCCGTTGAACGAGCAAAAGAAAAGGCACAGCAATTCGGTGCAACAAAAGTTTATGAGAGTTTAGATGAATTGTTTTCAGATGAAGCACTTCAAGCAGTTAGCATTTGTACATGGAATAATACGCATGCAAACTTGGCCATTCGCGCGTTAGAAAGCGGTCTCCATGTGTTAGTCGAAAAGCCACTCTCGATGACATATGCCGAAAGCTTAGAAATTCAAGCGGCTGCGCAAAAGGCACAAAAAGTATTCCAAGTTGGCTATGTACGTCGATTTGCAACAAATACAAAAGTGTTGAAGCAATTTGTTGATGCGGGAAGACTTGGAGAAATTTATTATGCAAAAGCAACTTGTACACGACGTTTAGGTAATCCGGGTGGCTGGTTTGCCGATGTCGAAAAATCGGGTGGCGGACCGTTAATCGATTTAGGTGTCCATATTATTGATATTTGTTGGTACTTAATGGGGAAACCAAAAGTAGCAAAAGTTTCTGGCAACACGTATAAAAATTTAGGTAACCGAAGCAATGTCAAAAATCTTTCGTTTTATAAGACAGCGGATTATGATGCCTCAAAAAATTCAGTTGAGGATTTGGCGAATGCCATCATTACGTTTGAAAATGGTGCATCGTTAATGGTCGATGTTTCCTATACATTGCATGCAACGCAAAATGAACTTAGTGTGAAATTATTCGGTACAAAAGGTGGAGCCGAGCTAGAGCCAGAGTTAAAGATTGTTGCGGAAGAATTCGATACAATATTAAATGTTCATCCACAAATCGATTATTTATCGTTTGACTTTAACGCGGCATTCCAAAGTGAGATAGATAGCTTTGTTAACGCAATATTAGAGAACAAACCTTCTGAAGCACCGGTGGAAGATGGAGTAGAAATTATGAAAATTCTTGAAGGCATCTACACTTCAGCACAAACAGGGAGGGAAGTATATTATGAGCTTGAAACTTCAAAATAA
- a CDS encoding sugar phosphate isomerase/epimerase family protein, which translates to MSLKLQNKIGVIVDSLQLPLKEGLQAAKEMGADGVQIYAVSGDLDPDVMNEAARLELKAYIDSLELEISALCGDLGGHGFQDAEANPEKIRKSKKILDLAIDLGTTIVTTHIGIIPEDENDPIYATMLAACEELGTYANEKGAYFAIETGPETAQTLKKFLDKLSTKGVSVNFDPANMVMVTKDDPVAGVKLLKDYIVHTHVKDGIQLKPTNPKDVYGYLHNDVETSHENIAEMVANGDFFRELPLGQGDVDFQKYFAMLEEIGYTGYLTIEREVKNNPIQDISEAVKFIQMYK; encoded by the coding sequence ATGAGCTTGAAACTTCAAAATAAAATCGGTGTCATTGTTGATAGCTTACAACTCCCTCTAAAAGAAGGTTTACAAGCTGCAAAAGAAATGGGTGCGGATGGTGTTCAAATTTATGCAGTAAGTGGTGACTTAGATCCAGATGTAATGAACGAAGCAGCGCGACTTGAATTAAAAGCCTATATCGATTCACTAGAATTAGAAATTTCTGCACTATGTGGTGATTTAGGTGGTCATGGTTTTCAAGATGCAGAAGCTAATCCAGAAAAAATTCGTAAATCGAAAAAAATATTAGATCTAGCAATTGATTTGGGAACAACAATTGTCACAACGCATATCGGGATCATTCCAGAAGATGAAAATGACCCAATTTATGCAACAATGTTAGCGGCCTGTGAAGAATTAGGAACATACGCAAACGAAAAAGGGGCTTATTTTGCAATTGAAACAGGTCCAGAAACAGCGCAAACATTGAAAAAGTTTTTAGATAAGCTATCGACAAAGGGCGTATCGGTAAACTTTGACCCTGCCAACATGGTTATGGTAACAAAGGATGACCCAGTTGCAGGCGTGAAATTATTAAAGGATTATATTGTGCATACTCATGTCAAAGATGGCATTCAACTAAAGCCAACGAACCCAAAAGATGTATACGGCTATTTGCATAATGATGTCGAAACATCTCATGAAAATATAGCAGAAATGGTAGCAAACGGTGACTTTTTTAGAGAACTACCATTAGGCCAAGGTGATGTGGATTTTCAAAAATATTTTGCGATGCTAGAGGAAATCGGATATACAGGGTATTTAACAATCGAACGAGAAGTGAAAAATAACCCTATACAGGACATTTCGGAGGCAGTAAAATTTATACAGATGTATAAATAA
- a CDS encoding ROK family transcriptional regulator, producing the protein MFKHDQVQMKKQNRKIVLDRIRNHEPISRIQLAKITKMSPTTITRIVQELIEEDYIIEAMSEETAIGRRPTLINVNPEARYSIGVEIDRSKLRIGLLNFICELVDFVEIPLMRSESYELIIENLVLEIQKLILNNQISQERLLGIGIGIPGRIDQERGIVIISEQFNWKNKHVRDDLAQHFQCTIAIDNELKMQIFAESGKIYKPIQRNSILIGVGSGIGAAIILNGEIYRGIKNNAGEISHLTINPFGEQCSCGNRGCLSNYTRETTLQQFIPEAQRSEYNTLEKIVEGIHANEEWSIPLIDHIATYLAITINNLICIYEPDEVIVTGEALEKNIKIQNVVLDKCEKHIWREIGTEIQIKFSELNETGVVKGAAMFVQKVEMEI; encoded by the coding sequence ATGTTCAAGCATGATCAAGTACAAATGAAAAAACAAAATCGAAAAATTGTACTTGATAGAATTCGAAATCATGAACCGATTTCTCGAATTCAACTAGCCAAAATAACGAAAATGAGTCCAACAACAATTACGCGTATTGTCCAAGAGCTAATTGAGGAAGATTATATTATCGAAGCAATGAGTGAAGAAACTGCAATTGGCAGAAGACCGACGTTAATCAATGTTAACCCAGAAGCTCGGTACTCAATCGGTGTAGAAATAGACCGTTCAAAGTTACGAATTGGTTTATTAAACTTCATTTGTGAACTGGTAGATTTTGTTGAAATTCCATTAATGCGTAGTGAAAGCTATGAATTGATTATTGAAAATTTAGTTCTAGAAATTCAAAAACTTATTTTGAACAATCAAATCTCTCAAGAACGTTTACTCGGAATTGGTATTGGTATACCGGGGCGAATCGATCAGGAGCGCGGTATTGTAATCATTTCAGAACAATTTAATTGGAAGAATAAGCATGTTAGGGACGATTTGGCACAGCATTTTCAATGTACAATTGCAATCGACAACGAATTAAAAATGCAAATATTTGCGGAATCCGGTAAGATATATAAGCCAATTCAAAGAAACAGTATATTAATTGGGGTCGGAAGTGGTATTGGTGCAGCGATTATTTTAAATGGAGAAATTTACCGAGGAATAAAAAATAACGCCGGTGAAATTAGCCATTTAACAATTAATCCGTTTGGCGAACAATGTAGCTGTGGCAATCGTGGCTGTTTATCGAATTATACGCGCGAAACTACATTACAACAATTTATTCCAGAAGCACAAAGGTCTGAATACAACACACTTGAAAAAATTGTGGAGGGAATACATGCAAACGAAGAGTGGTCGATTCCACTCATCGATCATATTGCCACGTATTTAGCGATTACAATCAATAACTTAATCTGTATCTATGAGCCAGACGAGGTCATTGTAACCGGTGAAGCATTAGAAAAAAATATTAAAATACAAAACGTCGTGCTTGATAAATGCGAAAAGCACATATGGCGTGAAATAGGAACAGAAATTCAAATTAAATTTTCCGAATTAAATGAAACTGGCGTCGTAAAAGGGGCAGCCATGTTTGTACAAAAGGTTGAAATGGAAATTTAA
- a CDS encoding ATPase, translating into MPLTTGPIENQGNQPANATNVRIKVLNLTGGLLTGVVRVFRLNGTRQLVSTTPFAANANASTFVTPGVGGAFQYEVEIVPNQTGGLYSVYGRTASGVIIEAQRFVHSELTPIL; encoded by the coding sequence ATGCCTTTAACTACTGGTCCAATTGAAAATCAAGGAAATCAACCAGCTAATGCGACTAACGTTCGTATCAAAGTTCTCAATCTCACTGGAGGGTTGCTTACTGGAGTAGTCCGAGTTTTTAGACTTAACGGAACAAGACAACTAGTATCTACAACACCATTTGCTGCAAATGCAAATGCTTCTACTTTTGTAACTCCGGGTGTAGGAGGCGCATTTCAATATGAAGTTGAAATTGTTCCGAACCAAACTGGCGGATTATATAGCGTTTACGGTCGAACAGCTTCAGGAGTTATTATTGAAGCCCAACGGTTTGTGCACTCAGAATTAACACCGATTCTTTAA
- a CDS encoding ABC transporter ATP-binding protein, with the protein MAELKLENIYKIYEKDVTAVKDFNLEIKDKEFIVFVGPSGCGKSTTLRMVAGLEEISKGELIIDGKRMNDVAPKDRDIAMVFQNYALYPHMSVYDNMAFGLKLRKLPKEEIDRRVKEAAKILDLEQYLDRKPKALSGGQRQRVALGRAIVRDARVFLMDEPLSNLDAKLRVHMRAEITKLHQRLQTTTIYVTHDQTEAMTMATRLVVMKDGIIQQVGTPKDVYERPNNVFVGGFIGSPAMNFFTGTLLDGKFTIGNVSLSIPKEKMNYLREKGYVYKEITMGVRPEDFNTELSFIEGSPDSKIDVKIDVAELLGAETILYSDIEGQPFISRVDASIDVKPGEALTMAINMDKAHFFDKETENRIHLDQN; encoded by the coding sequence ATGGCTGAACTCAAGTTAGAAAATATTTATAAAATTTATGAAAAAGATGTAACTGCGGTAAAAGATTTTAACCTTGAAATTAAAGATAAAGAGTTTATTGTTTTCGTTGGTCCATCAGGTTGTGGTAAATCGACTACACTGCGTATGGTGGCTGGTTTGGAGGAAATTTCAAAAGGTGAATTAATAATAGATGGCAAACGAATGAATGATGTTGCGCCTAAAGACCGCGATATCGCGATGGTATTCCAAAACTATGCCCTCTATCCACACATGAGTGTCTACGATAATATGGCATTTGGTCTGAAATTACGAAAGCTACCAAAAGAAGAAATTGATCGTCGTGTAAAGGAAGCTGCCAAAATTTTAGATCTTGAGCAATACTTAGACCGTAAACCAAAAGCATTATCGGGTGGTCAGCGTCAGCGTGTTGCATTAGGACGTGCAATCGTTCGTGATGCAAGAGTTTTCTTAATGGATGAGCCATTATCAAATTTAGATGCAAAGCTTCGTGTACATATGCGTGCCGAAATCACTAAGCTTCATCAGCGATTACAAACAACTACTATTTATGTAACGCATGACCAAACAGAAGCGATGACAATGGCAACTAGACTTGTTGTTATGAAGGACGGTATTATTCAACAAGTTGGGACGCCTAAAGATGTGTACGAACGACCAAATAATGTTTTTGTTGGTGGTTTTATTGGTTCACCTGCAATGAACTTCTTTACGGGTACCCTTTTAGACGGGAAATTCACTATTGGTAATGTTTCACTTTCCATCCCAAAAGAAAAAATGAACTATTTACGTGAGAAAGGTTATGTATACAAAGAAATTACGATGGGGGTTCGCCCGGAGGATTTCAATACTGAACTTTCATTCATAGAAGGTTCTCCAGATTCTAAAATTGATGTAAAAATCGATGTAGCGGAATTACTCGGTGCAGAAACAATTCTTTACTCCGACATCGAGGGACAACCATTTATCTCGCGTGTCGACGCTTCCATAGATGTTAAACCAGGCGAAGCTCTTACGATGGCAATAAATATGGACAAAGCCCATTTCTTTGATAAAGAAACAGAAAATCGCATACATTTAGATCAAAACTAG
- a CDS encoding PucR family transcriptional regulator, which yields MIEKLANHFQMAFTTEFTLQDTNNYWFQTEDGQIFGILKTALSEVELGLLRSLFLLIEDTETNSKKSIVDLKWQQFLFGHSNDLPFSEDVESIRFFYFRLKQPIIDPINFEEAIKGAFQQPIVLWINNMYGIIIEEKPQSILDKEEFIQLSDTLTSDFLVVIYSFIGQLHKADLLLKEKFSLEKQCFQELLFYVEQEKTVLFYEAFPMLLVTSAHSIDQKILSNHLIESLQDGEMLHTLKVFLQYNLNASLAAKRLHIHRNSLQYRLDKLINKTGIDCREFSNAAFLALVIPLMTKRID from the coding sequence ATGATTGAAAAACTAGCGAACCATTTCCAAATGGCTTTTACTACCGAATTCACACTTCAAGATACAAACAACTATTGGTTCCAAACAGAAGACGGGCAAATTTTTGGCATATTAAAAACAGCTCTTTCAGAAGTTGAGCTGGGCCTATTACGTTCATTATTTCTTCTAATTGAAGACACAGAAACAAATTCAAAAAAATCAATTGTTGATTTGAAATGGCAGCAATTTTTATTTGGTCACTCAAACGACTTACCTTTTTCGGAAGATGTTGAATCCATTCGTTTTTTTTATTTTCGTTTAAAACAACCAATCATTGACCCGATTAACTTTGAAGAAGCTATTAAAGGGGCTTTCCAGCAACCGATCGTTCTATGGATTAACAATATGTATGGAATTATCATTGAAGAAAAACCGCAAAGTATTTTAGATAAAGAGGAATTCATTCAGTTAAGCGACACATTAACAAGTGACTTTCTTGTTGTGATTTATAGTTTTATCGGACAATTACATAAAGCAGATTTATTGTTAAAAGAAAAATTTAGTCTAGAAAAACAATGTTTTCAAGAACTTCTCTTTTATGTTGAACAAGAAAAAACAGTCCTATTTTATGAAGCTTTCCCTATGCTTCTAGTTACATCAGCACATTCAATCGATCAAAAAATACTCTCCAACCATTTAATAGAAAGTCTACAGGACGGAGAAATGCTACATACGTTAAAAGTGTTTTTACAATATAATTTGAATGCTTCTCTAGCCGCTAAAAGGTTGCATATTCATCGAAATAGCTTGCAATACCGTTTGGATAAATTAATCAATAAAACAGGTATTGACTGTCGAGAGTTCTCAAATGCAGCATTTCTAGCGCTTGTTATTCCATTAATGACCAAGAGAATCGATTAA
- a CDS encoding ABC transporter substrate-binding protein, which translates to MSGLKKVLLVAMMFIFVLGILVACNEEESGKEVDAPEESGKEVEAPKDKVENTSVEFWTISLQPTFNDYFNELIANYEKENPGVKIDWKDFPYDAIQNKLLTSIASKQAPDVVNLNTELASQMASKGALTDFNKQLTEEQRSIYFDGIYNSTVVDNGAYALPWYTGIPVLYINTDLVEKAGLDINNPPQTKADLANWGKQIQEKTGTFGYVFTMETRSILEEGFKVAEGGKAAFNNDEVKAYIQSNIELIKAGVIPKDIPAFAQQVQLFGSEQVAMIISSSSFINQLKTASPDVYKKTIAVPAPLGKAGIRFTNSMNLVVPNASDNVEAATAFAHYVTNDANQLAFSKVASTLPSTKAAAKDEFFYKNDGTLEGQALTASVESLDKASDFYLGIENANDVNKAFNKRLQNIYINEQDLNAELDAAEKEINDILSR; encoded by the coding sequence ATGAGTGGACTAAAAAAAGTACTATTAGTAGCAATGATGTTTATTTTTGTTTTAGGTATTTTAGTTGCGTGTAATGAGGAAGAATCCGGAAAAGAAGTTGATGCTCCGGAAGAATCCGGTAAGGAAGTTGAAGCTCCGAAAGACAAGGTGGAAAACACGTCTGTCGAGTTTTGGACGATTTCTCTTCAACCAACATTTAATGATTACTTTAATGAATTAATAGCTAATTATGAGAAAGAGAATCCAGGTGTAAAAATTGATTGGAAAGACTTCCCGTATGACGCAATCCAAAATAAATTATTAACAAGCATTGCGAGTAAGCAAGCACCGGATGTTGTCAATTTAAATACTGAATTGGCAAGTCAAATGGCTTCAAAAGGTGCATTAACAGACTTTAATAAACAATTAACAGAAGAACAGCGAAGTATTTATTTTGACGGAATCTACAATTCTACAGTAGTTGATAATGGTGCATATGCATTGCCTTGGTATACAGGAATTCCAGTGCTTTATATCAACACAGACTTAGTAGAAAAAGCTGGACTAGATATTAATAATCCTCCACAAACAAAAGCAGATTTGGCTAACTGGGGTAAACAAATTCAAGAAAAAACGGGTACTTTCGGTTATGTTTTCACGATGGAAACGCGCTCTATTCTTGAAGAAGGGTTCAAAGTGGCTGAAGGAGGAAAAGCTGCATTTAATAATGATGAAGTAAAAGCGTATATCCAAAGCAATATAGAGCTAATTAAAGCTGGGGTTATTCCTAAGGATATTCCTGCATTCGCCCAACAAGTTCAACTATTCGGTAGTGAGCAAGTAGCGATGATTATCTCGAGTTCATCATTTATTAATCAATTAAAAACGGCTTCACCAGATGTATACAAGAAAACGATTGCCGTGCCAGCACCACTTGGAAAAGCAGGGATTCGCTTTACGAACTCTATGAATCTAGTTGTACCAAATGCTTCTGATAATGTTGAAGCAGCAACGGCATTTGCACACTATGTAACAAACGATGCAAATCAATTGGCATTCTCTAAAGTAGCAAGTACACTGCCTTCGACGAAAGCAGCTGCAAAGGATGAATTCTTCTATAAAAACGATGGAACATTAGAGGGGCAAGCATTAACAGCATCTGTTGAAAGTTTAGATAAAGCGTCGGACTTTTACCTAGGTATTGAAAATGCGAATGATGTAAATAAAGCCTTTAATAAGCGCCTGCAAAATATCTATATTAATGAACAAGATCTTAATGCTGAATTGGATGCAGCTGAAAAAGAAATTAACGATATTTTAAGTCGCTAA
- a CDS encoding carbohydrate ABC transporter permease, translating into MKQKRVAKLSRFSEVQTAWLFMAPGLILLALFTFWPIIYSVPLAFTNYSVIGETKFVGFENFKRAFSDVNFIASVKNSLFYMIIVPFIQIISILMAILVNRKIAGIKFFRAAFYIPVVTSMVAVSIIWGWLMSSNGVLNYILLSIGIINEKISWLSDKDTALWAVMFITLWKGLGYYMMIYLAGLQAVPTDCIEAAKIDGASNFQVIRKITIPLLKPYVFFCTLISLMSAIRVFDEVFVLTSGGPGNATLTSSLYIYEQGFEVFEFGYSSALGLIISFIIMFFSIFIFLFNKKGGVNPY; encoded by the coding sequence TTGAAACAGAAAAGAGTTGCAAAATTAAGTAGATTTTCAGAGGTCCAAACAGCATGGTTATTTATGGCTCCAGGACTCATATTGCTCGCTCTTTTTACCTTTTGGCCGATTATTTATAGTGTCCCTCTAGCCTTTACAAATTATTCGGTTATCGGCGAAACAAAATTTGTAGGGTTTGAAAACTTTAAACGGGCATTTTCTGATGTCAATTTTATTGCGTCTGTTAAAAATTCCCTGTTTTATATGATTATTGTTCCTTTTATTCAAATTATATCGATACTCATGGCGATCTTAGTCAATCGAAAGATAGCGGGGATTAAATTTTTCCGAGCTGCCTTTTATATTCCTGTCGTTACTTCGATGGTTGCGGTTTCGATTATTTGGGGTTGGTTAATGAGTTCAAATGGGGTTTTGAACTACATACTACTGTCTATTGGTATTATAAATGAAAAAATCAGTTGGTTATCTGATAAGGATACGGCACTTTGGGCAGTAATGTTTATTACCCTGTGGAAAGGGTTGGGCTATTATATGATGATTTATCTTGCAGGCTTACAGGCAGTTCCGACAGACTGTATTGAGGCAGCGAAGATAGATGGGGCAAGCAACTTCCAAGTCATTAGAAAAATCACCATTCCATTATTAAAACCATATGTGTTTTTCTGCACATTGATTTCCCTCATGTCAGCGATACGTGTGTTTGATGAAGTATTTGTCCTGACATCTGGAGGTCCTGGGAATGCAACGTTAACGAGTAGCCTCTATATTTACGAACAAGGATTCGAAGTATTTGAATTTGGATATTCATCAGCATTAGGGTTAATTATTAGTTTTATTATTATGTTCTTTAGTATTTTCATCTTCCTATTTAATAAGAAGGGTGGTGTAAATCCATATTAA
- a CDS encoding carbohydrate ABC transporter permease, whose amino-acid sequence MKNRKLLKTIQNKVLIYIPLMLFALLMMGPFLWLLSVSLMPGKNIFAFPPAIFPTFIDFKNYVDVWQYMDFLKYIWNTVIITFFGVVFSILLCSLTAYPLAIFKFKGKNIIFVALIATMIIPAAAGLVVNYLTINKLGLINTFTGVVLPGLVTVFNVFLFRQAFMGIPSDIRDSGKMDGASELRIWWQLMMPMIKPAIAVVALFEFMASWNSFLWPIIILNTDKYPLASALSTLNGQFSYNFGWIAAGTVISVLPIIIVFLLTQKYFMEGISGAIKG is encoded by the coding sequence ATGAAAAATAGAAAACTACTAAAAACCATTCAAAATAAAGTCCTTATTTATATACCGTTAATGCTATTTGCTCTTTTAATGATGGGGCCATTCCTTTGGTTACTAAGTGTTTCACTGATGCCTGGGAAAAATATATTTGCTTTTCCACCTGCTATATTTCCGACATTTATTGATTTTAAAAATTATGTAGATGTTTGGCAGTATATGGATTTCCTTAAATACATATGGAATACAGTCATTATCACATTTTTTGGTGTGGTATTCAGTATTTTATTATGTAGTTTAACCGCATATCCATTAGCTATATTCAAGTTTAAAGGGAAGAATATTATTTTTGTGGCGTTGATTGCTACGATGATTATCCCTGCTGCCGCGGGTCTAGTTGTCAATTATTTAACAATAAATAAGCTTGGTTTAATCAATACATTTACTGGCGTGGTACTTCCAGGCTTAGTAACCGTTTTTAATGTATTTCTATTTAGGCAGGCATTTATGGGGATTCCTAGCGACATTAGGGATTCTGGAAAGATGGATGGTGCCTCTGAATTACGTATTTGGTGGCAACTGATGATGCCGATGATAAAACCAGCGATTGCAGTTGTTGCCTTATTCGAATTTATGGCAAGTTGGAACAGCTTTTTATGGCCAATTATCATATTGAATACAGACAAGTATCCATTAGCTTCTGCTTTAAGTACCCTAAATGGACAGTTTTCTTATAACTTTGGATGGATAGCAGCAGGGACGGTTATCTCTGTTCTTCCTATTATTATCGTATTTTTATTAACCCAAAAATACTTTATGGAAGGCATTTCAGGTGCTATAAAAGGATAG